In Kogia breviceps isolate mKogBre1 chromosome 19, mKogBre1 haplotype 1, whole genome shotgun sequence, a single genomic region encodes these proteins:
- the PRR11 gene encoding proline-rich protein 11, translated as MPKFKQRRRKLKAKAKRFFKRKEASHFQSKLVTPPPPPPSPERVVIASTDTPLSRSWLRPSWIFKFPNFKDAIKLWTNRVWSIYNWFQNCMAWSLEVLKDTIFPSRFCHQELHSLKQRFRILESELCKLREELKAVSENSSCPSCGQMCHMHGKLTNVPACALTTPGDSEAVLPSALPQPASRLPPPPPPPPPPPPPPPPPPPPPLTAPLLFRKSDLTKAHQAGPVKKSGPMHITVKDLLTVKLKKTQSFDERRKLVPSPKAQNPLVTVSDLRCVSLKPKSKVLSTRVTNVLITPGKSQLDLRKLLRKVDVERSPGGTPLTNKENMETGTGLTPVMTQALKRKFQLAHPRSPTQTLPLSTSSFDEQN; from the exons ATGCCCAAGTTCAAGCAACGAAGAAGAAAGCTAAAAGCCAAAGcaaaaagatttttcaaaagaaaagaagcctctcactttcagtctaagCTAGTTAcacctccccctccaccaccctcaCCAGAAAG AGTGGTTATTGCTTCAACAGATACACCCCTTAGCAGAAGCTGGCTAAGACCGTCCTGGATCTTCAAATTTCCCAATTTTAAAGATGCAATAAAGCTTTGGACAAATAGAGTATGGTCTATATACAACTGGTTTCAGAACTGCATGGCCTGG agttTGGAAGTATTGAAAGACACCATCTTTCCATCCCGTTTCTGCCACCAAGAACTTCATAGTCTAAAACAACGGTTTCGCATTTTGGAAAGTGAATTATGCAAGCTCCGGGAAGAATTGAAG GCCGTCTCAGAAAattcttcctgtccaagctgTGGTCAGATGTGTCACATGCATGGTAAACTTACGAACGTGCCTGCATGTGCTCTAACCACCCCTGGAGACTCCGAGGCTGTACTTCCCTCCGCGCTGCCACAGCCAGCCAGTCGTCTTCCTCCGCCCCCACCTCCGCCTCCGCCCCCTccgcctccgcccccgccccctccgcctCCACCACTGACAGCACCTTTGCTGTTCAGAAAATCTGATCTCACTAAAGCACATCAG GCTGGACCAGTAAAAAAAAGTGGACCCATGCATATAACAGTTAAAGATCTACTGACtgtgaaattaaagaagacacagagtTTTGATGAAAGGAGAAAG CTTGTACCATCACCAAAGGCACAGAATCCACTAGTCACTGTCTCTGACCTGCGGTGCGTTTCCCTGAAACCGAAGTCCAAAGTGTTATCAACTCGAGTTACAAATGTCTTAAT TACTCCTGGTAAGAGCCAGTTAGATCTGCGGAAACTACTCAGAAAAGTTGATGTAGAGAG GAGCCCAGGTGGAACCCCACTtaccaataaagaaaatatggaaacagGAACTGGGCTGACCCCAGTAATGACCCAGGCCTTGAAAAGAAAGTTTCAg